In Pleuronectes platessa chromosome 4, fPlePla1.1, whole genome shotgun sequence, the following proteins share a genomic window:
- the cdc14b gene encoding LOW QUALITY PROTEIN: dual specificity protein phosphatase CDC14B (The sequence of the model RefSeq protein was modified relative to this genomic sequence to represent the inferred CDS: deleted 1 base in 1 codon) produces the protein MKRKSERRRGESRKKRCAAHRGSEAGPNSDLNMEITDQLYFAILHQKIKSTAERHCFCIDEELAYENFYADFGPLNLAMFYRFCCKLTKKLKSITLSRKKIIFYTCGDQKKQANAAYLIGSYASKQLCLKVMHLNMMPEDAYSLLVARNSTYLPFRDASFGSCMYNLNILDCLRAVQKALQYGWLDFSNFDVEEYEHYERAENGDLNWIIPGKFLAFSGPHPKSKIENGYPLHAPEAYMPYFRKHNITAIIRLNKKMYDARRFTDSGFEHHDLFFVDGSTPNDSIVRKFLNICENAEGAIAVHCKAGLGRTGTLIGCYMMKHYGLTAAEAIAWIRICRPGSVIGPQQNFVEEKQNNLWAEGDVFREKMLNERENGKVAVTRILSGVDDITINGSNKNRATKKEEMDLYNDDEERNGLTQGDKLRALKSKRQARSSSGSLTQEENKIHTRSSSQSLSMSILQASGQGCKTNPMALSDQSDSRKRTRTSLPANSVGGSSLCHTRLVRSLGNLHVVAGDRDPMCCEPCGSHRDAASATANTGTFINLNMAQVHLQSLHTQS, from the exons atgaaGCGCAAGAGCGAGAGGAGACGAGGCGAGTCGAGGAAGAAGCGCTGCGCCGCTCACCGCGGCTCAGAGGCGGGGCCGAACTCCGACTTGAACATGGAGATTACAG ATCAACTGTACTTCGCCATACTCCATCAGAAGATCAAGAGCACCGCAGAGAGACACTGCTTCTGCATAGACGAGGAGTTGGCGTATGAGAA ctTCTATGCGGACTTTGGTCCCCTTAACCTGGCCATG TTTTATCGCTTCTGCTGCAAGCTGACAAAGAAGCTCAAG TCTATTACGCTGTCAAGGAAGAAGATCATATTTTATACATGTGGAGACCAGAAAAAACAGGCCAATGCTGCTTATCTAATAGGCTCATATGCCAGTAA ACAATTGTGTTTGAAGGTAATGCACCTAAACATGATGCCAGAGGACGCCTACAGTCTGCTGGTTGCGAGGAATTCAACGTACCTCCCATTCAG AGACGCTTCATTTGGAAGCTGCATGTACAACCTGAACATCCTGGATTGCCTCCGTGCCGTTCAGAAG GCTCTGCAGTACGGCTGGCTGGACTTCTCCAACTTCGATGTGGAGGAATATGAGCACTATGAGAGGGCAGAAAATGGAGACTTGAACTGGATCATTCCAGGGAAGTTCCTTGCATTCAGCGGACCTCATCCAAAAAGCAAAATAGAAAATG GGTATCCTCTGCATGCTCCCGAGGCCTACATGCCTTacttcagaaaacacaacatcaccGCCATCATCCGCCTCAACAAGAAGATGTACGATGCCAGGCGTTTTACGGATTCAGGCTTTGAACACCACGACCTGTTCTTCGTGGACGGGAGTACACCCAACGACAGCATCGTCCGGAAGTTCCTCAACATCTGTGAGAACGCAGAAGGAGCGATAGCGGTCCACTGCAAAG CTGGTCTGGGGAGGACTGGTACCCTGATTGGCTGCTATATGATGAAACATTACGGCCTGACTGCTGCAGAGGCCATTGCCTGGATACGGATCTGCCGGCCAGGGTCCGTTATCGGGCCTCAGCAGAACTTTGTGGAAGA GAAGCAGAACAACTTATGGGCTGAGGGAGACGTTTTCCGAGAGAAGATGCTCAATGAACGAGAGAACGGCAAAGTGGCTGTCACAAGGATCCTGTCCGGAGTGGACGACATAACCATCAACGGCAGCAACAAAAACAGGGCAACCAAGAAAGAAGAAATGGATCTG tataatgatgatgaggagaGGAATGGCCTCACGCAGGGTGATAAACTGCGAGCACTGAAGAGCAAGAGGCAGGCCCGGTCGTCATCAGGCTCACTCAC ACAGGAGGAGAATAAGATTCACACCCGGTCGTCATCGCAGTCCCTGAG CATGTCCATCTTACAGGCCAGTGGTCAGGGCTGTAAGACCAACCCCATGGCTCTGTCCGACCAATCAGACAGCAGGAAGAGAACCAGAACCTCCCTGCCAGCCAACAGTGTAGGGGGAAG CTCCCTGTGCCACACCAGACTGGTCAGGTCCCTAGGCAACTTGCATGTAGTGGCTGGCGACAGGGACCCAATGTGTTGTGAGCCATGCGGCAGCCATAGAGACGCAGCCAGTGCCACAGCCAACACAGGCACTTTCATCAACTTAAACATGGCACAGGTCCACCTGCAG